The Halostagnicola larsenii XH-48 DNA segment GCAGCACAGTAGCAGGGCATCACAGCCGAGTGAAGATACATGATAGGTACCCAGAGAAACACCATCAATACGAGCGGCATTCCTGAGATGTTGGAGGAGTACGACCAGTGGATCTGTTGGCGTGTCAAGGACCGAGACGGAAAACCAACGAAGATGCCGGTGATACTGGGGAGTGGTGAGTTTGCATCCTCGACGGATCCGACCACATGGGCGTCGATCGAGACGGCGCTCGAGTATGCCGACTCGAGAGGGTAAGGCGGTCACCGGTGACGCATCTTATGGGTAGGTAGATTGGGGGCGGGTTAATATGTGAACAATCAGCTATGCGGATCCGTCGCGGAACCGATCAATTGGGATATTGGAGACTTCCTCATAGTCGTCGTCGCCGCCAACCAATAGCGTGCCCCCGATATGTTCAGCGGTTGCCAGCGCGAATGAGTCGCCGAGCGCTGGATTATACCTGAGGACGTACTCAGAGGCTTCCATCCAGGCATCACCAACATCCACGGTTTCGACGCCGAGCTCCTCAAGCCAGTCGAGATACTCGTCAGCGGTGGCACGGTCGTACTTTCGGGCGATCGTATACCGGACTTCGGCGAGGTTCACATAGTTCGCGTAGCCGGTCGTGTCCTCCACGGCGACCGCATCGAGATACGCTTCAACCACAGTACTGCCAGGTTCATCATCTGCGTGTGCGATCAACGGTTCGGCGTCAAATATGACGTGGTCAGGGATCGCCATTACTTCTCTGTCGGGAACTGTGCGTTGCGCTCGTTTCGATCCTGTTCGCGCTTCTCGCGGAGGATGTCGGTCGCAGGTTGATCGGTCGATGCCTCCCTCCGGGCGGCGAATCCCCGCATCTCGCTCGGGGACCGAACCTGTTCGACAATCACGTCACCATCTTCAGTCTCTCGAAACAGCACCTTCCCGGGCGCTTCAATTCCCAGCTTCTCACGGAATCGCTTCGGGATGGTCGCCTGACCGTGCTTGGTAACAGCGACAACCTCTTTATCAGAACCGTTTGATTGTTCTGTCTTACTCATGACTCCTAGTAGTGGTGTGTTCATAATAATTCTTTTCTCTCGCCCCATCCGTCTCGAACACTATATCTCGGATATCGGCCAGTAGCTAGTTCATTCCCGCCATTTATCGTCGAACCCGAGCGTCGTGACCAATCTTCGGATCTCGAGTCGGGTCAAGATAGACCGATT contains these protein-coding regions:
- a CDS encoding PIN domain-containing protein: MAIPDHVIFDAEPLIAHADDEPGSTVVEAYLDAVAVEDTTGYANYVNLAEVRYTIARKYDRATADEYLDWLEELGVETVDVGDAWMEASEYVLRYNPALGDSFALATAEHIGGTLLVGGDDDYEEVSNIPIDRFRDGSA
- a CDS encoding AbrB/MazE/SpoVT family DNA-binding domain-containing protein — its product is MSKTEQSNGSDKEVVAVTKHGQATIPKRFREKLGIEAPGKVLFRETEDGDVIVEQVRSPSEMRGFAARREASTDQPATDILREKREQDRNERNAQFPTEK